The following proteins are encoded in a genomic region of Paraburkholderia sp. BL23I1N1:
- a CDS encoding Dps family protein has product MARKEAVQHVNIGISDKDRKKIAEGLSRLLADTYTLYLKTHNFHWNVTGPMFNTLHLMFETQYNELSLAVDSIAERIRALGVHAPGSYKEFAKLSSIPEADGVPAAEEMIRQLVEGQEAVVRTARAIFPSTEAANDEPTADLLTQRMQTHEKTAWMLRSMLA; this is encoded by the coding sequence ATGGCCAGGAAAGAAGCCGTACAACACGTCAATATCGGGATCAGCGACAAGGATCGCAAGAAGATTGCAGAAGGATTGTCGCGACTGCTCGCCGACACCTACACGCTGTACCTGAAGACCCACAACTTCCACTGGAACGTGACGGGTCCGATGTTCAACACGCTGCATCTGATGTTCGAAACGCAGTACAACGAGTTGTCGCTCGCGGTCGATTCGATCGCTGAACGTATTCGCGCGCTGGGCGTGCATGCGCCGGGCAGCTACAAGGAATTCGCGAAGCTGTCGTCGATTCCGGAAGCGGACGGCGTGCCGGCAGCGGAAGAAATGATCCGCCAGTTGGTCGAAGGCCAGGAAGCCGTGGTGCGTACCGCGCGTGCGATTTTCCCATCGACCGAAGCCGCCAACGACGAGCCGACCGCCGACCTGCTGACGCAACGCATGCAAACGCACGAAAAGACTGCGTGGATGCTGCGCTCGATGCTGGCTTAA
- the ubiA gene encoding 4-hydroxybenzoate octaprenyltransferase: protein MFARLPLYLRLVRMDKPIGSLLLLWPTLNALWIASDGHPSWPLLVIFTVGTVLMRSAGCAINDYADRDFDRYVKRTENRPITSGKIKAWEAVALAAGLSLLAFLLILPLNTLTKELSVAALFVAGSYPFTKRFFAIPQAYLGIAFGFGIPMAFAAIQDHVPMLAWVMLLANVFWSVAYDTEYAMVDRDDDIKIGIRTSALTFGRFDVAAIMLCYAVTLGIYVGIGVMLGFGVLYWLGWAAAVGCAIYHYTLIRNRERMACFAAFRHNNWLGGALFAGIAAHYAAALF from the coding sequence ATGTTCGCCCGACTTCCTCTGTATCTGCGCCTCGTCCGCATGGACAAGCCGATCGGCAGCCTGCTGCTGCTGTGGCCGACGCTCAATGCGCTGTGGATTGCGTCCGACGGTCATCCTTCGTGGCCGCTTCTGGTCATCTTCACCGTGGGGACAGTGCTGATGCGCTCGGCGGGTTGTGCGATCAACGACTACGCGGATCGCGACTTCGATCGCTATGTGAAGCGCACGGAAAACCGTCCGATCACGTCAGGCAAGATCAAGGCATGGGAAGCAGTGGCGCTGGCGGCCGGTTTGTCGCTGCTGGCGTTTCTGCTGATCCTGCCGCTGAATACGCTGACCAAGGAGCTATCGGTGGCGGCGCTGTTCGTCGCCGGTTCGTATCCGTTCACGAAACGTTTCTTCGCGATTCCGCAGGCATACCTGGGTATCGCGTTCGGCTTCGGCATTCCGATGGCGTTTGCCGCGATTCAGGATCACGTGCCGATGCTCGCCTGGGTCATGCTGCTGGCCAACGTATTCTGGTCGGTTGCGTACGACACGGAATACGCGATGGTCGATCGCGACGATGACATCAAGATCGGCATCCGCACCTCGGCGCTGACCTTCGGCCGCTTCGACGTGGCGGCGATCATGCTGTGCTATGCGGTGACGCTGGGAATTTATGTCGGCATCGGCGTCATGCTCGGCTTCGGCGTGTTGTATTGGCTGGGATGGGCGGCGGCGGTGGGCTGCGCGATCTATCACTACACGCTGATCCGCAATCGCGAGCGGATGGCATGCTTCGCGGCGTTCCGTCACAACAACTGGTTGGGCGGCGCGTTGTTTGCCGGCATCGCCGCACATTACGCGGCTGCTTTGTTTTAA
- the proC gene encoding pyrroline-5-carboxylate reductase, with protein MKIAFIGGGNMAAALIGGLIKRGVAPADLYAIDPNEDARKRNEQQFGIKTGAAADAALASYDAVVLAVKPQILKSVAESLATHLQPSQLAISIVAGIRMDDMSRWLNGHARVVRVMPNTPALIGMGVTGLVATRSVDESGRALASQVLGAVGETVWFDDEAKIDAVTAISGSGPAYVFYFIEALQEAARQLGMDEAQGRALAVATFTGAAQLAANSDEPPSVLRERVTSKGGTTAAALASFEASGIKDAIVRGVLAADARAKEMGDEFGKL; from the coding sequence ATGAAAATTGCTTTTATCGGCGGTGGCAACATGGCCGCCGCGTTGATCGGCGGTCTCATCAAACGCGGCGTCGCGCCGGCTGACCTCTACGCAATCGACCCCAACGAAGACGCGCGCAAGCGCAATGAGCAGCAATTCGGCATCAAGACCGGCGCCGCCGCGGACGCCGCGCTCGCGTCGTACGACGCCGTCGTGCTGGCGGTGAAACCGCAGATTCTGAAGAGCGTCGCCGAGTCCCTGGCGACGCATCTGCAGCCCTCGCAACTGGCCATCAGCATCGTCGCGGGCATTCGCATGGATGACATGTCGCGCTGGCTGAACGGCCATGCCCGCGTCGTGCGCGTGATGCCGAATACGCCGGCGTTAATCGGCATGGGCGTAACGGGCCTCGTTGCGACCCGCAGCGTCGACGAATCCGGCCGCGCGCTTGCGTCGCAGGTGCTGGGCGCAGTCGGCGAAACCGTCTGGTTCGATGACGAAGCCAAGATCGACGCCGTCACCGCGATCTCGGGCAGTGGTCCCGCTTACGTGTTTTATTTCATCGAAGCGTTGCAAGAGGCCGCGCGCCAGCTCGGCATGGATGAAGCGCAAGGCCGCGCGCTGGCAGTCGCGACCTTCACAGGCGCGGCGCAACTGGCCGCGAACTCGGACGAGCCGCCGAGCGTGTTGCGCGAACGTGTGACCTCGAAGGGCGGCACGACGGCGGCTGCGCTGGCGTCGTTCGAGGCGAGCGGGATCAAGGACGCGATCGTACGTGGCGTGCTCGCCGCCGATGCGCGCGCCAAGGAAATGGGCGACGAGTTCGGCAAGCTGTAA
- a CDS encoding YggS family pyridoxal phosphate-dependent enzyme has translation MPDLIHNLEAVQQRIALAAHLAGRDARSITLLAVSKTFPAEDVRAAHAAGQRAFGENYVQEAITKIEALADLRAALEWHFIGPLQSNKTRPVAENFDWVHSVDRLKIAQRLSEQRPDNLPPLNVCLQINISGEASKSGVSISEAVEVAQAIAALPKLTLRGLMAIPEPAGSIEEQRVPHRQLRELFERLRNDGLALDTLSMGMSSDLEAAVLEGATIVRVGTAIFGARDYSH, from the coding sequence ATGCCCGATCTGATCCACAATCTCGAAGCGGTGCAACAGCGCATCGCCCTCGCCGCGCATCTGGCCGGACGCGACGCGCGTTCGATCACCCTGCTCGCGGTCTCGAAGACCTTCCCCGCCGAAGACGTGCGCGCCGCCCACGCAGCCGGTCAGCGCGCGTTCGGTGAGAACTACGTGCAGGAAGCCATCACCAAAATCGAAGCGCTGGCCGATCTGCGGGCAGCGCTCGAATGGCACTTCATCGGACCCTTGCAATCGAACAAGACGCGGCCGGTTGCCGAGAATTTCGACTGGGTGCATTCGGTCGACCGCCTGAAGATTGCGCAGCGGCTGTCGGAACAGCGCCCGGATAACCTGCCGCCGTTGAACGTCTGCCTGCAGATCAACATTAGCGGCGAGGCGTCGAAAAGCGGCGTGAGCATTTCCGAGGCCGTGGAAGTCGCGCAGGCAATCGCCGCGCTGCCGAAGCTGACTCTACGCGGGTTGATGGCGATTCCGGAACCGGCCGGCAGCATCGAAGAACAGCGCGTGCCGCATCGGCAACTACGCGAACTGTTCGAACGCCTGCGCAACGACGGCCTCGCACTCGATACGCTCTCCATGGGCATGTCGAGCGACCTCGAAGCCGCCGTGCTGGAAGGCGCGACGATCGTGCGCGTCGGCACTGCGATCTTCGGCGCGCGAGATTACTCTCACTGA
- the glcF gene encoding glycolate oxidase subunit GlcF — MQTNLADFIRNTPDGDEADAILRNCVHCGFCTATCPTYQILGDELDGPRGRIYLIKQMVEGAAVTRSTQVHLDRCLTCRNCETTCPSGVQYGRLVEIGRKITEEKVTRPLGQRMVRRLLASFVPNSALFTPTMRLGQHIRPLLPKKLRDKVPARQRPLEWPTAKHPRKMLMLAGCVQPSMMPNVNIATARVLDALGVETLIAPEAGCCGAIRLHLGYNDEALDDLRANIDAWWPYIEQGVEAIVMNASGCGATVKEYAHLLRNDPAYAEKARRVTELTRDVAEILPEFEEALVAVTRRRAIHTVAFHPPCTLQHGQQVRGKVEHLLTALGVEVRLPADNHLCCGSAGTYSLTQPKLSYALRDQKLERLQAQEPQVIVSANVGCIAHLQSGTSTPVAHWIELVEHMLSA; from the coding sequence ATGCAAACCAACCTTGCGGACTTCATTCGCAACACGCCCGATGGCGACGAAGCCGACGCCATCCTGCGCAATTGCGTGCATTGCGGTTTCTGCACGGCGACCTGCCCGACCTATCAGATACTCGGCGACGAACTCGACGGCCCACGCGGACGCATCTATCTGATCAAGCAGATGGTGGAAGGCGCGGCGGTCACGCGCAGCACCCAGGTCCATCTGGACCGCTGCCTCACTTGCCGCAACTGCGAGACCACCTGCCCGTCCGGCGTGCAATACGGCAGGCTGGTCGAGATCGGCCGCAAGATCACCGAAGAAAAAGTCACGCGTCCGCTCGGTCAGCGAATGGTGCGCCGGCTGCTCGCGAGCTTCGTGCCGAACAGCGCGCTGTTCACGCCGACCATGCGCCTCGGTCAGCATATTCGTCCGCTCCTGCCCAAAAAACTGCGCGACAAAGTGCCCGCGCGGCAGCGTCCGCTCGAATGGCCGACCGCGAAACATCCGCGCAAAATGCTGATGCTCGCGGGCTGCGTGCAACCGTCGATGATGCCGAATGTCAACATCGCCACGGCCCGCGTGCTCGACGCGCTCGGCGTGGAAACGCTGATTGCGCCCGAAGCAGGCTGTTGCGGTGCGATCCGTCTGCACCTGGGTTACAACGACGAAGCGCTCGACGACCTGCGCGCCAACATCGACGCGTGGTGGCCGTATATCGAGCAAGGTGTGGAAGCAATCGTGATGAACGCGTCCGGCTGCGGCGCGACGGTCAAGGAATACGCGCATCTGCTGCGCAACGATCCCGCGTATGCGGAGAAGGCGCGCCGCGTGACCGAGCTGACCCGCGACGTCGCGGAGATTCTGCCGGAGTTCGAAGAGGCGCTCGTCGCCGTGACGCGCCGCCGCGCGATCCATACGGTGGCGTTCCATCCGCCGTGCACGTTGCAGCATGGTCAGCAGGTGCGCGGCAAGGTCGAACATCTGCTGACAGCCCTCGGCGTGGAAGTGCGCCTGCCGGCCGACAATCATCTTTGCTGCGGCTCGGCCGGCACTTATTCGCTGACGCAGCCCAAGCTCTCGTACGCACTGCGCGATCAGAAGCTCGAACGGCTGCAGGCGCAGGAGCCGCAGGTGATCGTGTCGGCGAACGTCGGCTGCATTGCACATCTGCAAAGCGGTACGTCCACGCCGGTCGCGCATTGGATCGAACTGGTCGAGCATATGCTGTCCGCTTGA
- the glcE gene encoding glycolate oxidase subunit GlcE, with product MEEDDIVAVWSERVRSASAEGRTLRIRGGGTKDWYGQTLEGEILDTRAYRGIIAYDPAELVITARAGTPLLEIEAALAERDQMLAFEPPHFGPQATFGGCIAAGIAGPRRPAAGAARDFVLGAVIMNGQGQKLHFGGQVVKNVAGYDVSRLMAGSLGTLGLILELSIKVLPLPQAETTLKFDMNGTDAVRKLNEWGGRPLPITASAWRHGTLAVRMAGAEAAVKSARTALGGEVVDAVEAERFWAGLREQTDSFFAGIPPKAALWRLALPSITEPMQLPGAQLMEWGGSQRWWITDTDAQTVRISAKQAGGHATIFRTGHGYDRSAGVFTPLPAPLMKIHRGLKTAFDPARIFNRGRLYPDF from the coding sequence ATGGAAGAGGACGACATCGTCGCCGTTTGGTCTGAACGCGTGCGTTCAGCCAGCGCCGAAGGGCGCACATTGCGCATCCGTGGCGGCGGCACCAAAGACTGGTACGGTCAGACGCTGGAAGGTGAGATCCTCGACACGCGCGCTTATCGCGGCATCATCGCTTACGATCCGGCCGAACTGGTTATTACGGCGCGCGCGGGCACGCCCCTGCTGGAGATCGAAGCCGCACTCGCCGAGCGCGACCAGATGCTCGCCTTCGAGCCGCCGCACTTCGGGCCGCAGGCCACCTTCGGCGGCTGCATCGCGGCGGGCATTGCCGGTCCACGGCGCCCGGCCGCCGGTGCGGCGCGCGACTTCGTGCTCGGCGCCGTCATCATGAACGGCCAGGGCCAGAAGTTGCATTTCGGCGGCCAGGTGGTGAAGAACGTCGCCGGTTATGACGTCTCCCGTTTGATGGCGGGCTCGCTCGGCACCCTTGGGCTGATCCTCGAGTTGTCTATCAAGGTGCTGCCGCTGCCGCAGGCCGAAACCACGCTCAAATTCGATATGAACGGCACGGACGCGGTCCGCAAGCTCAACGAATGGGGCGGCAGGCCGTTGCCGATCACGGCAAGCGCATGGCGTCACGGCACGCTGGCCGTGCGGATGGCCGGCGCGGAAGCCGCGGTCAAGTCGGCACGCACGGCGCTTGGCGGCGAAGTGGTCGACGCCGTCGAGGCGGAGCGCTTCTGGGCCGGCCTGCGTGAACAAACAGACTCGTTCTTTGCGGGCATCCCGCCAAAGGCCGCACTGTGGCGCCTCGCCCTGCCGTCGATCACCGAGCCGATGCAATTACCCGGCGCGCAACTGATGGAATGGGGCGGCAGCCAGCGCTGGTGGATCACTGATACCGACGCGCAAACCGTGCGGATCAGCGCGAAACAGGCCGGCGGCCACGCCACCATCTTCCGGACCGGCCACGGCTACGATCGCAGCGCCGGGGTGTTCACGCCGCTGCCCGCGCCACTGATGAAAATCCATCGGGGCCTGAAAACCGCCTTCGACCCAGCCCGCATTTTCAATCGCGGCCGTCTCTACCCCGACTTCTGA
- a CDS encoding FAD-linked oxidase C-terminal domain-containing protein, which produces MNAPVELTAEVLAQRQREVVQALMAVLPNHCLLYREEDTVAYDCDGLAAYRRLPLAVALPETESQVQRIVQICHRLDVPIVPRGAGTGLSGGAMPIRHGVVVSLARFRKIVEVDSYARTATVQPGVRNLSISEAAAPYGLYYAPDPSSQIACTIGGNVSENSGGVHCLKYGLTVHNVLRVRAVTMEGEIVEFGSLAPDAPGLDLLAVLIGSEGMFAIVTEVTVKLIPKPQTAQVIMASFDDVVKGGDAVAGIIAAGIIPAGLEMMDKPATRAVEEFVNAGYDLDAAAILLCESDGTPEEVADEIVRMTAVLREQGATRIQISRSEAERLRFWSGRKNAFPAAGRISPDYYCMDGTVPRRSIGPLLARIEVMEKKYGLRCINVFHAGDGNMHPLILFNGNDQDEWHRAEAFGCDILETCVELGGTVTGEHGVGIEKINSMCVQFSPEERDTFHAVKRAFDAPGLLNPDKGIPTRARCAEYGKMHVRGGLLPHPDLPRF; this is translated from the coding sequence ATGAACGCACCCGTCGAACTGACGGCCGAAGTTCTCGCCCAGCGCCAGCGCGAAGTCGTGCAGGCGCTGATGGCCGTGCTGCCGAACCACTGTCTGCTGTATCGCGAAGAAGACACCGTCGCCTACGACTGCGACGGCCTTGCTGCCTACCGGCGTCTGCCGCTCGCGGTCGCCTTGCCGGAGACGGAATCGCAGGTGCAGCGCATCGTGCAAATCTGTCACCGGCTCGACGTGCCGATCGTGCCGCGCGGCGCGGGCACTGGCCTGTCCGGAGGGGCGATGCCGATTCGTCACGGCGTGGTGGTGTCGCTCGCGCGCTTTCGCAAGATCGTCGAGGTCGACTCGTACGCCCGGACCGCCACGGTGCAACCGGGTGTGCGCAATCTGTCGATTTCCGAAGCCGCCGCGCCCTACGGGCTTTACTACGCGCCCGATCCGTCGTCGCAGATTGCCTGCACGATCGGCGGCAACGTCTCCGAGAATTCGGGCGGCGTGCACTGTCTCAAATACGGCCTCACCGTGCACAACGTGCTGCGCGTGCGCGCCGTGACGATGGAAGGCGAAATCGTCGAATTCGGTTCGCTCGCGCCGGACGCGCCGGGGCTCGACCTGCTCGCGGTGCTGATCGGCAGCGAAGGCATGTTCGCGATCGTCACGGAGGTCACCGTCAAGCTGATCCCGAAACCGCAGACGGCGCAGGTCATCATGGCCAGTTTCGACGACGTCGTGAAAGGCGGCGACGCGGTCGCCGGCATCATTGCGGCGGGCATCATTCCGGCCGGCTTGGAGATGATGGACAAACCGGCCACGCGCGCCGTCGAAGAGTTCGTCAACGCGGGCTACGACCTCGACGCGGCGGCAATCCTGCTGTGCGAATCGGATGGCACGCCGGAAGAAGTGGCCGACGAAATCGTCCGCATGACGGCAGTGCTGCGTGAACAGGGCGCAACCCGCATCCAGATTTCACGCTCGGAAGCCGAACGGCTGCGCTTCTGGTCCGGGCGCAAGAACGCGTTCCCGGCGGCCGGCCGCATTTCACCCGACTACTACTGCATGGACGGCACCGTGCCGCGTCGCAGTATCGGGCCGTTGCTGGCGCGCATCGAGGTCATGGAGAAGAAATATGGCTTGCGCTGCATCAACGTATTCCATGCCGGCGACGGCAATATGCACCCGCTGATCCTCTTCAACGGCAACGACCAGGACGAGTGGCACCGGGCCGAGGCGTTCGGTTGCGACATTCTCGAAACGTGCGTCGAACTGGGCGGCACGGTGACTGGCGAGCATGGCGTGGGCATCGAGAAAATCAATTCGATGTGCGTGCAGTTTTCGCCCGAAGAGCGCGATACATTCCACGCGGTCAAGCGCGCTTTTGACGCGCCGGGCTTGCTCAATCCCGACAAGGGCATTCCCACCCGCGCGCGTTGCGCAGAGTACGGCAAGATGCATGTGCGCGGCGGCTTGCTGCCGCATCCGGACTTGCCGCGGTTTTAA
- a CDS encoding cob(I)yrinic acid a,c-diamide adenosyltransferase, translated as MGNRLSKIATRTGDDGTTGLGDGRRVRKDSARIAAIGDVDELNSNLGVLLCETLPDTVRAALVAIQHDLFDLGGELCIPGHTMITDKQLGQLDDWLADYNAALPPLKEFILPAGSRAAAVAHVCRTVCRRAERSIVALGESEAINEAPRQYVNRLSDLLFVLARVLNRADGGSDVLWQHDRSAPANPAF; from the coding sequence ATGGGCAACCGCTTGAGCAAGATCGCCACTCGTACGGGCGACGACGGCACCACCGGTCTCGGCGACGGCCGCCGCGTGCGCAAAGACAGCGCGCGCATTGCCGCGATCGGCGACGTCGATGAACTGAACTCGAACCTCGGCGTGTTGCTGTGCGAAACGCTGCCTGACACCGTGCGGGCGGCGCTGGTTGCGATTCAGCATGATCTGTTCGATCTCGGCGGTGAGCTTTGCATCCCCGGTCACACGATGATCACCGACAAACAGCTCGGCCAGCTCGACGACTGGCTGGCCGACTACAACGCTGCCCTGCCGCCCTTGAAGGAATTCATTCTTCCGGCGGGCTCGCGCGCGGCCGCGGTAGCGCACGTGTGCCGTACGGTGTGCCGGCGCGCCGAGCGGTCGATCGTCGCGCTGGGTGAAAGCGAGGCGATCAACGAGGCGCCGCGCCAGTATGTGAACCGTTTGTCCGACCTGCTGTTCGTGCTCGCACGCGTGCTTAATCGCGCGGACGGCGGCAGCGACGTGCTGTGGCAGCACGATCGTAGCGCGCCGGCTAACCCCGCGTTTTAG
- the hmpA gene encoding NO-inducible flavohemoprotein, whose amino-acid sequence MTTLTADQIARVKATVPVLAVHGTTITKHFYKRMFAHHPELKNVFNQTHQKSGNQPETLAKAVYAYAANIDNLGALGPTVSRIAHKHVSLNIRPEQYPIVGRHLLGAIVDVLGDAVDQETLGAWEAAYGQLANIFIGTEVKLYEGAAWSGFRPFKVARKEVESDEITSFYLTPADGSPACGFEPGQYLSVKRFVDELGVDQPRQYSLSDAPNGNWLRISVKREAGGEDMAPGHVSNLLHAGVEVGTVVHVSAPTGDFTLDRKKTTPVVLISGGVGVTPMTSMLSTLLADRSERSVTFVHACRNGRVHAFRQWLNDTVAAHPNVTRAVFYEAIEASDRAGVDYDFEGRLDLAKIAGKVMVSDADYYICGPVPFMRAQCDALASLGVDAARIHTEVFGSGAVQ is encoded by the coding sequence ATGACCACGCTCACCGCCGACCAGATCGCCCGCGTCAAAGCCACCGTGCCCGTGCTCGCCGTACACGGCACAACCATCACCAAACACTTCTACAAGCGCATGTTCGCGCATCATCCTGAGTTGAAGAACGTGTTCAACCAGACTCACCAGAAGAGCGGCAATCAGCCGGAAACGCTCGCGAAGGCGGTGTATGCGTATGCCGCCAATATCGACAACCTCGGCGCGCTGGGCCCGACCGTTTCGCGAATCGCTCACAAGCACGTGAGTCTGAATATCCGGCCGGAGCAGTATCCGATCGTGGGCCGGCATCTGTTGGGTGCAATCGTTGATGTGCTTGGCGATGCGGTCGATCAGGAGACGCTTGGCGCATGGGAAGCCGCTTATGGGCAGCTCGCGAATATCTTCATCGGCACGGAGGTCAAGCTCTACGAAGGCGCCGCGTGGAGTGGCTTCCGGCCGTTCAAGGTTGCGCGCAAGGAAGTGGAGAGCGATGAAATCACGTCGTTCTATCTGACGCCCGCCGATGGTTCGCCGGCCTGCGGCTTCGAGCCCGGCCAATATCTGAGCGTGAAGCGTTTCGTGGATGAACTCGGCGTAGATCAGCCGCGGCAGTACAGCTTGTCGGATGCACCGAACGGAAACTGGCTGCGTATTTCGGTGAAGCGCGAGGCTGGCGGCGAAGATATGGCGCCAGGCCATGTATCGAACCTTCTGCACGCCGGTGTGGAAGTGGGCACGGTGGTGCACGTCAGCGCACCCACGGGCGATTTCACGCTGGACCGCAAGAAGACGACGCCCGTGGTGCTGATAAGCGGCGGCGTGGGCGTGACGCCGATGACCTCGATGCTGTCCACGTTGCTCGCCGACCGGAGCGAGCGCAGCGTGACCTTCGTGCATGCCTGCCGCAATGGCCGTGTGCATGCGTTCCGGCAGTGGCTCAACGATACGGTCGCAGCGCATCCCAACGTTACGCGCGCGGTGTTCTACGAAGCCATTGAGGCGAGTGATCGCGCCGGCGTGGACTACGATTTCGAAGGCCGCCTCGACCTCGCGAAAATCGCCGGCAAGGTGATGGTTTCCGATGCCGATTACTACATCTGCGGGCCGGTGCCGTTCATGCGCGCGCAATGCGACGCATTGGCCTCGCTTGGGGTCGATGCGGCGCGAATTCACACCGAAGTGTTCGGTTCAGGCGCGGTGCAGTGA
- a CDS encoding helix-turn-helix domain-containing protein, giving the protein MTIDTKIRHVTRPGANLFLELGFSAEEAKRLHAASQKQINDTRLLKEQLMTELSSWIEQHHLKQAEAAEILMVSRPRVSDVVNKKTTKFTIDTLVEMMSRIGKPVTLAIG; this is encoded by the coding sequence ATGACGATCGACACGAAAATCCGTCACGTAACCAGGCCCGGCGCAAACCTGTTCCTCGAACTCGGTTTTTCCGCCGAAGAGGCGAAGCGCTTGCACGCCGCGTCGCAAAAACAGATCAACGACACGCGGCTGCTCAAGGAGCAATTGATGACCGAGCTGTCCAGCTGGATCGAACAGCATCATCTGAAGCAGGCCGAGGCAGCCGAGATTCTGATGGTGTCGCGTCCGCGCGTGTCAGACGTGGTCAACAAGAAGACCACCAAGTTCACGATCGACACCCTGGTCGAAATGATGAGCCGGATCGGCAAACCGGTCACGCTGGCGATTGGGTAA
- a CDS encoding type II toxin-antitoxin system RelE/ParE family toxin: MEQEKEIRWMGSSYHDLLAFPEEPRRRAGFQLGKIQAGLDPDDWKPFDWIGAGTREFRIREADGIYRVMYVTKFVEALYVLHCFQKKTQKPGPQDRKIAEMRYRAIINDRKT; encoded by the coding sequence ATGGAGCAGGAAAAAGAAATTCGCTGGATGGGCTCCAGCTATCACGATTTACTCGCCTTTCCCGAAGAGCCGCGTCGCCGGGCCGGATTTCAGCTTGGCAAGATTCAGGCAGGACTAGACCCCGACGACTGGAAGCCCTTTGATTGGATCGGCGCTGGAACGCGCGAGTTTCGCATCAGAGAAGCTGACGGCATTTACCGCGTGATGTATGTCACCAAGTTCGTGGAAGCGCTTTATGTGCTGCATTGTTTCCAGAAGAAAACCCAGAAGCCAGGGCCGCAGGATAGAAAGATTGCCGAGATGCGGTACCGCGCCATCATTAATGACAGGAAAACTTAA
- the aroG gene encoding 3-deoxy-7-phosphoheptulonate synthase AroG: MPPHNTDDVRIRELKELTPPAHLIREFACDETVSDVIYNSRNAMHRILHGMEDRLIVIIGPCSIHDTKAAMEYAGRLVGQRKRFAGELEIVMRVYFEKPRTTVGWKGLINDPHMDNSFKINDGLRTARELLLRINELGLPAGTEYLDMISPQYIADLISWGAIGARTTESQVHRELASGLSCPVGFKNGTDGNVKIAVDAIKAASQPHHFLSVTKGGHSAIVSTAGNEDCHIILRGGKTPNYDADSVNAACADIGKAGLAARLMIDASHANSSKKHENQIPVCADIGRQIASGDERIVGVMVESHLIAGRQDLQEGCALTYGQSITDACIGWDESVAVLEGLAEAVKQRRVTRGSGN; encoded by the coding sequence ATGCCCCCGCACAACACCGACGATGTCCGTATCCGCGAATTGAAAGAACTCACGCCGCCCGCTCACCTGATCCGCGAATTCGCGTGCGACGAAACGGTGTCGGACGTGATCTACAACTCGCGCAACGCAATGCATCGCATCCTGCACGGCATGGAAGACCGTCTGATCGTCATCATCGGACCGTGCTCGATTCACGATACGAAGGCGGCGATGGAATACGCCGGGCGTCTCGTCGGACAGCGCAAGCGCTTCGCCGGCGAGCTCGAAATCGTGATGCGGGTGTACTTCGAAAAGCCGCGTACGACGGTGGGCTGGAAGGGTCTCATCAACGACCCGCACATGGACAACAGCTTCAAGATCAACGACGGCCTGCGCACCGCGCGCGAGTTGCTGCTGCGTATCAACGAACTCGGGCTGCCGGCCGGGACCGAATACCTCGACATGATCAGCCCGCAGTACATCGCCGATCTGATCTCGTGGGGTGCAATCGGCGCGCGCACGACCGAATCGCAAGTGCATCGCGAACTGGCGTCGGGACTGTCGTGCCCGGTCGGCTTCAAGAACGGCACGGACGGCAACGTCAAGATCGCCGTCGACGCGATCAAGGCCGCATCGCAACCGCACCATTTCCTGTCCGTCACAAAGGGCGGCCACTCGGCGATCGTCTCGACCGCCGGCAATGAGGACTGCCACATCATCCTGCGCGGCGGCAAGACGCCGAACTACGATGCCGACAGCGTCAATGCGGCGTGTGCCGACATCGGCAAGGCAGGTCTCGCGGCGCGTCTGATGATCGACGCGAGCCACGCGAACAGCTCGAAGAAGCACGAGAACCAGATTCCGGTGTGCGCGGACATCGGCCGCCAGATTGCTTCGGGCGACGAACGGATTGTCGGCGTGATGGTGGAATCGCACCTGATCGCGGGCCGCCAGGATCTGCAGGAAGGCTGCGCGCTGACGTACGGCCAGAGCATCACCGATGCCTGCATCGGCTGGGACGAAAGTGTCGCCGTGCTGGAGGGTCTCGCTGAAGCAGTCAAGCAACGGCGTGTGACGCGCGGCAGCGGCAATTAA